One region of Streptomyces rishiriensis genomic DNA includes:
- a CDS encoding GNAT family N-acetyltransferase has protein sequence MSARPPLPTTLTGRHVRLEPLAMRHLGELFAAGGGDEEIWRCQGGPAPQTEEELGAKLAGLLEDAERGDCVPFAVIDRADGKAIGWTTYMDIDAANERLEIGWTWYGRAYWRSAVNTETKLLLLTLAFEELGMGRVQLKTDHLNHRSQAAIERIGAQREGVLRRHRRRPDGTWRDTVYFSLLAEEWPAARDRLIARLAGQGFGG, from the coding sequence ATGTCTGCCAGGCCACCGCTGCCCACCACCCTCACCGGTCGCCACGTACGCCTCGAGCCGCTGGCGATGAGGCATCTGGGGGAGTTGTTCGCCGCGGGAGGCGGTGACGAGGAGATCTGGCGGTGTCAGGGCGGTCCCGCCCCGCAGACCGAGGAGGAACTGGGCGCCAAGCTCGCCGGGCTGCTGGAGGACGCCGAGCGAGGCGACTGCGTACCGTTCGCGGTCATCGACAGGGCCGACGGCAAAGCCATCGGCTGGACCACGTACATGGACATCGACGCGGCCAACGAGCGGCTGGAGATCGGCTGGACCTGGTACGGCCGCGCGTACTGGCGCAGCGCCGTGAACACCGAGACGAAGCTGCTGCTGCTCACCCTTGCGTTCGAAGAACTGGGCATGGGACGGGTGCAGTTGAAGACCGATCACCTCAACCACCGCTCACAGGCGGCCATCGAGCGCATCGGGGCGCAGCGCGAAGGCGTGCTGCGCCGCCACCGCCGGCGGCCGGACGGCACCTGGCGGGACACGGTGTACTTCTCCCTCCTTGCCGAGGAGTGGCCCGCGGCCAGGGATCGCCTGATCGCCCGCCTCGCAGGGCAGGGCTTCGGCGGATAG
- a CDS encoding GlxA family transcriptional regulator: MHRVAVLAVPAVKPFDLSMPSTLLGAAEVEGRPGYEVTVCTAVPGTVAASGGIEVVIRHGLETVAAADTVIVPSTGSRHDAEPAALEALREAAAAGKRIASICSGAFVLAQAGLLDGRAATTHWALAEELQRAFPAVRVDADRLFGEDGRIVTGAGSAAGIDLCLHLISSDYGAAAANVAARAAVVTPVRHGGQAQFVQTPLPAKTDSSLDAARIWALQHLDQPISLQDLAGQAKVSVRTLTRRFTAETGVTPFQWLLHQRLLRARELLETTDLTVDHVARRSGLGSGESLRQHLSRQIGMTPAAYRGAFTHRPSAKTG, encoded by the coding sequence ATGCATCGCGTCGCCGTCCTGGCCGTCCCCGCGGTCAAGCCCTTCGACCTGTCCATGCCGTCGACCCTGCTGGGGGCCGCCGAAGTCGAAGGACGCCCCGGCTATGAGGTGACGGTGTGCACCGCCGTGCCTGGCACGGTCGCCGCTTCCGGTGGTATCGAGGTAGTGATCCGGCACGGCCTTGAGACAGTCGCAGCCGCGGACACGGTGATCGTTCCCTCAACCGGCAGCCGGCACGATGCCGAGCCGGCCGCACTGGAGGCATTGCGGGAGGCGGCCGCCGCGGGAAAGCGCATTGCCTCGATCTGCAGCGGCGCCTTCGTCCTCGCCCAGGCCGGGCTCCTCGACGGCCGTGCTGCCACCACCCACTGGGCCCTGGCCGAGGAGCTGCAGCGCGCCTTCCCCGCGGTGCGCGTGGACGCCGACCGGCTGTTCGGCGAGGATGGACGGATCGTCACCGGTGCGGGCTCGGCCGCCGGGATCGACCTGTGCCTACACCTGATCAGCTCCGACTACGGCGCGGCTGCGGCCAATGTGGCGGCCCGGGCCGCCGTCGTCACTCCAGTGCGCCACGGCGGGCAGGCGCAGTTCGTGCAGACCCCGCTACCGGCCAAGACGGATTCCTCGTTGGACGCCGCCCGCATCTGGGCACTGCAACATCTGGACCAACCGATCTCCCTGCAGGATCTGGCCGGTCAGGCAAAGGTCAGTGTGCGGACCCTGACCCGCCGCTTCACAGCCGAGACTGGTGTGACTCCGTTTCAATGGCTGCTTCACCAGCGGCTGCTGCGGGCCCGCGAGCTGTTGGAGACCACCGATCTCACGGTCGACCACGTGGCCCGCCGCAGCGGCCTCGGCTCCGGCGAGTCGCTCCGCCAGCACCTGAGCCGCCAGATCGGCATGACCCCGGCCGCCTACCGGGGCGCTTTCACCCACCGCCCGAGCGCGAAGACTGGGTAG
- a CDS encoding M48 family metalloprotease, whose product MIALLLVPLVLPFLARPLARRTLGRLAPATALWVLTASALALAGACIAALGALVLTGLLKLPAFAALGELIHPLRTPSDYLVLPAAMAATGVLTLSAWNLVRSAFRQTRTFRTARTQADRRPAAGDLCVIDSPHPDAYALPGRPHRIVVTTAMLRSLGPAEREALFAHERAHNQAGHHYFLAAAELAAHCHPALRAARDTVRLAAERAADEAAATAIGDRRLLATAIARAALACHASPSSRPDFAPGATTGPVPQRVTALLQPCEGRSRAKRFTASLLVACTVLSVATGAAGVVDFHHEVEVAQGEEAP is encoded by the coding sequence ATGATTGCTCTGCTGCTCGTACCGCTCGTCCTGCCCTTCCTCGCGCGGCCACTGGCCCGCCGAACCCTCGGCCGCCTGGCCCCCGCCACCGCGCTGTGGGTCCTCACCGCCTCGGCCCTGGCACTGGCAGGAGCCTGTATCGCCGCCCTCGGAGCCCTGGTCCTGACCGGACTGCTCAAGCTCCCTGCCTTCGCCGCCCTCGGCGAACTGATCCACCCCCTGCGGACGCCCTCGGACTACCTCGTCCTCCCCGCCGCCATGGCGGCCACCGGAGTGCTGACCCTCAGTGCCTGGAACCTCGTACGCTCGGCCTTCCGGCAGACCCGCACCTTCCGTACCGCCCGAACTCAGGCCGACCGCCGCCCCGCCGCCGGCGACCTGTGCGTCATCGACTCACCCCACCCGGACGCATACGCCCTACCCGGACGGCCCCACCGCATCGTCGTCACCACCGCCATGCTGCGCAGCCTCGGCCCCGCCGAGCGGGAGGCCCTCTTCGCGCACGAACGCGCCCACAACCAGGCCGGTCACCACTACTTCCTGGCCGCCGCCGAACTCGCCGCCCACTGCCATCCCGCCCTGCGCGCCGCCCGCGACACCGTCCGGCTCGCCGCCGAGCGGGCAGCCGACGAGGCCGCCGCCACCGCCATCGGCGACCGACGCCTGCTCGCCACGGCCATCGCCCGCGCCGCCCTCGCCTGCCACGCCTCCCCGTCCAGCCGCCCGGACTTCGCACCCGGGGCGACGACCGGCCCCGTTCCGCAACGCGTCACCGCCCTCCTCCAACCGTGCGAGGGGCGCTCACGCGCCAAGCGCTTCACTGCGTCCCTCCTCGTGGCCTGCACGGTCTTGTCCGTCGCCACCGGAGCGGCAGGCGTCGTCGACTTCCACCACGAAGTAGAGGTCGCCCAGGGCGAGGAGGCTCCCTGA
- a CDS encoding ABC transporter ATP-binding protein, producing the protein MIDARQLTKKYGEKTAVDGLDFVVQPGTVTGFLGPNGAGKSTTMRMIVGLDAPTSGSVTVNGHRYARHQAPLQEVGALLEAKSIHPGRSAYNHLRALALTHGIPGRRVDEVIDLAGLGSVAKKRAGAFSLGMGQRLGIAAALLGDPQTVMLDEPVNGLDPEGVLWIRNLLKTLAVEGRTVFVSSHLMSEMALVADHLIIVGRGRLLADTTVADLIREAGGDTVNVATQDPARLRDVLAGPGVEVTGRIGSEELQVTGLTTREIGLKAAEHGIALFGLSARTVSLEEAFMDLTRDAVEYHGSTPGIETLGRPA; encoded by the coding sequence ATGATCGACGCACGGCAGTTGACCAAGAAGTACGGCGAGAAGACGGCCGTCGACGGGCTGGACTTCGTCGTGCAGCCGGGAACGGTGACCGGCTTTCTGGGCCCCAACGGCGCGGGCAAGTCCACGACGATGCGCATGATCGTCGGCCTCGACGCCCCGACGAGCGGCTCCGTCACCGTGAACGGCCACCGGTACGCCCGCCACCAGGCACCCCTCCAGGAGGTCGGTGCCCTCCTGGAGGCGAAGTCGATCCATCCGGGCCGCTCGGCGTACAACCACCTCAGGGCCCTCGCACTGACCCACGGCATTCCGGGCCGCCGGGTCGATGAGGTCATCGACCTCGCCGGACTGGGCAGCGTGGCGAAGAAGCGGGCCGGCGCCTTCTCCCTCGGGATGGGACAGCGGCTGGGCATCGCCGCGGCGCTGCTGGGCGATCCGCAGACGGTGATGCTGGACGAGCCGGTCAACGGGCTGGACCCGGAGGGTGTGCTCTGGATCCGCAACCTGCTGAAGACGCTTGCCGTAGAGGGCAGGACGGTCTTCGTGTCCTCGCACCTGATGAGCGAGATGGCCCTGGTGGCGGACCACCTGATCATCGTGGGGCGCGGGCGGCTGCTGGCCGACACGACCGTGGCGGACCTGATCCGCGAGGCGGGCGGCGACACGGTGAACGTCGCGACGCAGGACCCGGCGCGGCTGCGGGACGTGCTGGCGGGACCGGGCGTCGAGGTCACCGGCCGGATCGGCTCCGAGGAGCTCCAGGTGACCGGGCTGACCACCCGCGAGATCGGGCTGAAGGCAGCGGAGCACGGGATCGCGCTGTTCGGCCTGAGCGCGCGGACCGTGTCGCTGGAGGAGGCGTTCATGGACCTGACCAGGGATGCGGTGGAATACCACGGCTCCACGCCCGGGATCGAGACCCTTGGGAGGCCCGCATGA
- a CDS encoding cytochrome P450 gives MEPVAVPRNCPFDYAEALEFDPVLKHLMTEEPVSRIRLPHGDGEAWLVTGYDDVRTVTTDRRFSRSAVIGRNFPRMTPEPIVQDEAINVMDPPGSSRLRSLISKGFAPRHMERMRVRTQHVVDELLDRMEEHGSPADLTEHLADPLPLATICEVLDIPEADRAELRSHARTMMDTGIGNRDNAVQAKAVLRAYFETLTAHRRENPGEDLISTLAAARDGDEILNDQELAVMAMVLLITGQDTTTYQIGNIAYALLTRPKELAMLRSDPGMLPQAIEELLRFIPFRKGVGIPRVATEDVELSGVTIRAGDIVHVSYLTANRDGRKFDRPDELDLERTGPSHMTFGWGGHHCLGAPLATTELQVALGTLLKRFPDLKLAKPAEEVRWNRTSIWRYPLALPVLW, from the coding sequence ATGGAACCAGTCGCCGTCCCGAGAAACTGTCCGTTCGACTACGCCGAGGCGCTCGAGTTCGACCCTGTGCTCAAGCACTTGATGACCGAAGAGCCCGTCTCCCGCATCCGGCTGCCCCACGGCGACGGCGAAGCCTGGCTCGTCACAGGCTACGACGATGTGCGCACGGTGACTACCGATCGGCGTTTCAGCCGTAGCGCCGTCATCGGCCGGAATTTTCCGCGCATGACCCCTGAACCCATCGTTCAGGACGAGGCGATCAACGTGATGGACCCACCGGGCAGCAGCCGCCTGCGCAGCCTGATCTCCAAAGGCTTCGCACCCCGCCACATGGAACGCATGCGGGTCCGCACCCAGCATGTCGTGGACGAGCTGCTGGACCGGATGGAGGAGCACGGTTCTCCCGCAGACCTCACGGAGCACCTGGCGGACCCCCTGCCCCTGGCCACCATCTGCGAGGTCCTCGACATCCCCGAGGCCGATCGCGCCGAACTGCGGTCCCACGCCCGGACCATGATGGACACCGGCATCGGCAACCGGGACAACGCCGTACAGGCCAAGGCCGTTCTGCGTGCCTACTTCGAGACGTTGACGGCACACCGACGGGAGAACCCCGGCGAGGACCTGATCAGCACTCTGGCCGCGGCTCGTGACGGAGATGAGATTCTCAACGACCAGGAACTGGCAGTTATGGCCATGGTCCTGCTCATCACCGGCCAGGACACCACCACCTACCAGATCGGCAACATCGCCTACGCCCTGCTCACCCGTCCCAAAGAGCTCGCCATGCTGCGCTCCGATCCTGGGATGCTCCCGCAGGCCATCGAGGAACTGCTGCGCTTCATCCCCTTCCGTAAAGGCGTCGGCATCCCCCGCGTCGCCACCGAAGACGTGGAACTGAGCGGGGTGACGATCCGCGCCGGGGACATCGTGCACGTTTCCTATCTGACGGCCAACCGTGACGGCCGGAAGTTCGACCGCCCTGATGAGCTGGATCTGGAACGCACTGGCCCGTCTCACATGACCTTCGGCTGGGGTGGGCATCACTGTCTCGGCGCTCCGCTCGCCACCACAGAACTGCAAGTCGCACTCGGAACCCTTCTGAAGCGCTTCCCCGACCTGAAGCTCGCGAAGCCGGCCGAAGAAGTGCGCTGGAACAGGACGTCGATCTGGCGCTATCCGCTCGCGCTGCCCGTCCTTTGGTGA
- a CDS encoding BlaI/MecI/CopY family transcriptional regulator, with protein MTDAKDERRPAGELEAAVMAALWAAGAPLTPGQVQTELGSGLARTTVATILIRLHDKGVVNRGREGRGYAYFPVQDAPGLTARRMHTELDRDADRETALARFVAQLSPGDEQHLRRLLEGDER; from the coding sequence ATGACCGACGCGAAGGACGAGCGGCGGCCGGCAGGCGAACTCGAAGCCGCCGTCATGGCCGCGCTGTGGGCCGCCGGGGCCCCGCTCACGCCCGGCCAGGTGCAGACCGAACTCGGCTCCGGCCTGGCCCGGACCACGGTGGCGACGATCCTGATCCGTCTGCACGACAAAGGCGTTGTCAACCGTGGGCGGGAGGGGCGCGGCTACGCCTACTTCCCCGTGCAGGACGCTCCCGGGCTCACTGCCCGGCGCATGCATACCGAACTCGACCGGGACGCCGACCGGGAGACGGCCCTGGCCCGCTTCGTCGCCCAGCTCAGCCCCGGCGACGAGCAGCATCTGCGCCGGCTCCTGGAGGGTGACGAGCGATGA
- a CDS encoding DedA family protein, protein MTTAVHLSSQLAVNVLDARSLLSAFGVLGVGVVLFAETGLLIGFFLPGDSLLFTAGLLCTGSADRGLRLSLAPLLVAAAVGALAGAQCGYLLGRRAGGALLARSRSARLREGADRAEELLERYGYAKAIVLARFVPVVRTVLNPMAGALRVPVRTFTVWQVTGGLVWSLGLTLAGYALGSSVPNVDRYLLPIVAVIVAVSLIPVASEVYRSRRDAKVKEGRG, encoded by the coding sequence ATGACCACAGCCGTGCACCTATCGTCGCAGCTCGCTGTCAATGTGCTGGACGCCCGGTCCCTGCTGTCCGCCTTCGGCGTGCTGGGTGTGGGTGTGGTGCTGTTCGCCGAGACCGGGCTGCTGATCGGTTTCTTCCTGCCGGGCGACTCGCTGCTGTTCACGGCTGGTCTGCTGTGCACCGGCTCCGCCGACCGCGGCCTGAGACTGTCGCTCGCCCCGCTTCTGGTCGCCGCGGCGGTGGGAGCGCTGGCGGGTGCGCAATGCGGATATCTCCTGGGCCGAAGAGCGGGCGGCGCCCTGCTGGCCCGCAGCCGCTCGGCCCGCCTGCGGGAGGGGGCGGATCGCGCGGAGGAGCTGCTGGAGCGCTACGGGTATGCGAAGGCGATTGTGCTGGCCCGCTTCGTGCCGGTGGTGCGCACGGTCCTGAACCCGATGGCGGGCGCGCTACGGGTGCCGGTGCGGACGTTCACCGTCTGGCAGGTGACCGGTGGCCTGGTGTGGAGTCTGGGTCTGACGCTGGCGGGGTACGCGCTGGGCTCCTCCGTGCCGAACGTGGACCGCTATCTGCTGCCGATCGTCGCGGTGATCGTGGCCGTGTCGCTGATTCCGGTCGCCTCCGAGGTGTACCGCTCGCGCCGGGACGCGAAAGTGAAGGAGGGACGCGGATGA
- a CDS encoding NAD-dependent epimerase/dehydratase family protein, protein MAESVVIGAGATGVATARQLADSGKRVRLITRSGGGPDHPGIERTALDAGHTDELAEALVGATTVFNAAMTAYQTWPETMPPLFASILTATERAGADYVMLGNHYGYQQTTGPVTEHTPMTPHTRKGRVRAQLWQQAKDAHDEGRLRVTEVRAGQYLGPGAVSAFTLLVAPRVREGELALVHGNPDAAHSFSYTEDVAAALVAVSGDERAWGRGWHAPVITTTLRQAATDLAELHGAPEPRLEPLTERDMTLLSFTDPLWREFAEMSYMSERPFLVDDSDIRDTFGLQPSTLREALTA, encoded by the coding sequence ATGGCTGAATCAGTCGTCATCGGGGCAGGTGCGACCGGGGTCGCGACCGCCAGGCAACTGGCCGACAGTGGCAAGCGGGTCCGCCTCATCACCCGGAGCGGCGGCGGCCCTGACCACCCCGGCATCGAACGGACCGCCCTGGACGCGGGCCACACCGACGAGCTGGCCGAGGCACTGGTCGGAGCGACCACGGTCTTCAACGCCGCCATGACCGCCTACCAGACCTGGCCAGAGACCATGCCGCCGTTGTTCGCTTCGATTCTCACCGCGACCGAGCGTGCCGGGGCCGACTACGTGATGCTCGGCAACCACTACGGCTATCAGCAGACCACCGGGCCGGTCACCGAGCACACCCCGATGACCCCGCACACCCGAAAGGGTCGGGTGAGGGCCCAACTGTGGCAGCAGGCCAAGGATGCCCACGACGAAGGGCGGCTGCGGGTCACCGAAGTGCGGGCCGGCCAGTACCTGGGCCCAGGCGCAGTCTCCGCGTTCACGCTGCTGGTCGCGCCCCGGGTCCGCGAGGGCGAACTGGCTCTCGTCCACGGCAACCCTGATGCGGCTCATTCCTTTTCGTACACCGAGGACGTCGCAGCGGCGCTGGTTGCGGTCAGTGGCGACGAGCGGGCCTGGGGGCGAGGCTGGCACGCCCCGGTCATCACCACGACCCTGCGCCAGGCCGCGACCGACCTCGCCGAACTCCACGGAGCACCCGAACCGAGGTTGGAGCCGCTCACCGAACGGGATATGACGCTGCTGTCCTTCACCGATCCACTGTGGCGGGAGTTCGCCGAGATGAGCTACATGTCCGAGCGTCCGTTCCTCGTGGACGACAGCGATATCCGCGACACCTTCGGACTCCAGCCGTCAACTCTCCGCGAAGCGCTGACGGCCTGA
- a CDS encoding phosphatase PAP2 family protein — MILAFDGSAVDGSAYTEVVNLARHAPAWLDDTVSAWSTYGLALFAVLMTIGWWRARRAGATASVTALAVPFAVVVAYGVDAALKLLVREYRPCQSLRVTTLEACPAPGDWSFPSNHAAIAAAAAVALLFVSRWLGAVAMVAAGAMAASRVWVGAHYPHDVVAGVVVGALAALLAMSALRRRAETLALRLTATRLRPLVAAS; from the coding sequence ATGATTCTCGCCTTCGATGGCTCGGCGGTCGACGGGTCGGCCTACACCGAGGTGGTGAACCTCGCCCGGCACGCTCCCGCGTGGCTGGACGACACGGTGTCGGCGTGGTCGACGTACGGACTCGCCCTGTTCGCGGTGCTCATGACCATCGGCTGGTGGCGCGCCCGGCGGGCGGGAGCCACCGCGTCGGTGACGGCGCTCGCCGTGCCGTTCGCCGTGGTCGTCGCCTACGGGGTGGATGCGGCGCTGAAGCTGCTGGTGCGCGAGTACCGGCCCTGCCAGAGCCTGCGGGTGACCACGCTGGAGGCGTGTCCTGCGCCAGGCGACTGGTCCTTCCCCAGCAACCACGCGGCCATCGCCGCCGCGGCGGCCGTCGCCCTGCTGTTCGTGTCCCGCTGGCTCGGCGCGGTCGCCATGGTGGCCGCAGGAGCGATGGCGGCCTCGCGAGTCTGGGTCGGAGCGCACTACCCCCACGACGTGGTGGCAGGGGTCGTGGTGGGCGCTCTGGCTGCTCTGCTCGCCATGTCGGCACTGCGCAGGCGGGCGGAAACCTTGGCCCTGCGGCTCACGGCCACCCGCCTGCGTCCGCTGGTGGCGGCGTCGTGA
- a CDS encoding NADPH-dependent F420 reductase: MTTIAVLGNGRVGGNLAAALARAGHEVTVADRTPGAAADAARTARIVINATPGAGSLDRLAALREELRDKILVDVSNATTDGPDGLPAELIYPGSSLAEQLQEALPETNVVKTLNTMLYPVMTAPATLAETPTVFLSGEDPQAKQTVRELLTDLGWQKEWITDLGGIRTARATEAAILFVPHVIRSTGFTPFAISIAR; encoded by the coding sequence ATGACCACCATCGCAGTTCTCGGAAACGGCCGCGTCGGCGGCAACCTGGCCGCAGCCCTCGCCCGGGCAGGACACGAAGTGACCGTGGCGGACCGCACGCCGGGCGCCGCCGCCGACGCCGCCCGGACTGCCCGGATCGTCATCAACGCCACGCCGGGCGCCGGCTCGTTGGACCGGCTCGCCGCTCTGCGCGAAGAACTCCGGGACAAGATCCTCGTCGATGTCTCCAACGCCACCACCGACGGACCGGACGGACTGCCCGCCGAGCTGATCTACCCCGGCTCGAGCCTCGCCGAACAACTCCAGGAAGCACTACCCGAAACGAACGTCGTCAAGACACTCAACACCATGCTCTACCCGGTGATGACCGCGCCGGCCACGCTCGCCGAGACACCGACCGTGTTCCTCTCCGGCGAGGACCCGCAGGCCAAGCAGACCGTCCGCGAACTGCTCACCGACCTCGGCTGGCAAAAGGAATGGATCACCGACCTCGGCGGGATCCGGACCGCCCGCGCCACAGAGGCCGCGATCCTGTTCGTACCGCACGTCATCCGCTCCACCGGATTCACCCCCTTCGCGATCTCCATCGCCCGCTGA
- a CDS encoding phosphatase PAP2 family protein yields MKRGDVAELAGSCGLGAWAAFGVLTMTVVGHDGTPLFADAGLLSWSTDHRPDVAVAFARGLTATGTGVIPFALAALAGIIAGHALRQRALAVALCLICLGSGQALRYAVMTLVARPRPPRTDWATHASGWAFPSGHTTTSALTAGLLVIAVCVRGPRGRAPLVLIIGGWGALVGLTRIYLGVHWFTDIVGGWLFALGWLGTCLCAVSWWLPERLTPGTTNTDVAREQREDHASDDPGRRGRSRPA; encoded by the coding sequence GTGAAGCGCGGCGACGTCGCGGAACTGGCCGGCAGTTGCGGTCTCGGCGCATGGGCAGCGTTCGGTGTTCTCACCATGACCGTCGTGGGCCACGACGGCACACCGCTGTTCGCGGACGCTGGCCTTCTCTCGTGGTCCACCGACCACCGGCCGGACGTGGCGGTGGCCTTCGCCCGCGGGTTGACCGCCACCGGGACGGGTGTCATCCCGTTCGCGCTGGCCGCACTGGCTGGAATCATCGCGGGACACGCCCTCCGGCAGCGCGCGCTGGCCGTTGCGCTCTGTCTGATCTGTCTCGGGTCGGGCCAAGCGCTGCGGTACGCGGTGATGACGCTCGTCGCCCGGCCGCGGCCGCCGCGGACGGACTGGGCAACGCATGCCTCAGGATGGGCTTTCCCGTCCGGTCACACCACCACTTCGGCCCTCACCGCGGGACTGCTCGTCATCGCCGTCTGCGTGCGGGGGCCGCGCGGCAGGGCCCCACTGGTGCTGATCATCGGCGGCTGGGGCGCGCTGGTCGGGCTGACCCGCATCTACCTCGGGGTGCACTGGTTCACTGACATCGTCGGCGGCTGGCTGTTCGCTCTCGGCTGGCTGGGGACGTGCCTGTGCGCCGTGAGCTGGTGGCTGCCCGAGCGCTTGACCCCCGGTACGACGAATACGGACGTGGCACGGGAACAGAGGGAGGACCATGCGTCAGACGATCCTGGTCGTCGAGGACGATCACGCCCTGCGTGA
- a CDS encoding 3'(2'),5'-bisphosphate nucleotidase CysQ — MSETLQTTDVAASDADLLAHTAIAVREAGSALRERFGEVVPYQNREELMRALAVNDDMALDILRPRLTGLRPQAGWVEDELDGGALPAGEWWVVDPAEGNVNHLHALPEWAVTATLVRENQPVLTAVHLPLTGETYTALTGAGAHLDGRPLHVSRTADIGLSIVATSQARPDEDEKVVRQVGSSITAMLFDALVVRVAVPATLHLLNVAAGRIDAFWQFAGARADLLPGALLVTEAGGRISDAEGRPWTPQSKSFLATAPGVHVEAVSTLSR, encoded by the coding sequence ATGTCCGAAACGCTCCAGACCACCGATGTCGCCGCCTCCGACGCCGACCTGCTCGCCCACACCGCGATCGCCGTGCGTGAGGCGGGTTCGGCGCTGCGCGAGCGTTTCGGCGAGGTGGTCCCCTACCAGAACCGCGAAGAGCTGATGCGCGCGCTGGCAGTCAACGACGACATGGCTCTCGACATCCTGCGCCCTCGCCTGACGGGCCTGCGCCCGCAGGCCGGCTGGGTGGAGGACGAACTGGACGGCGGGGCGCTGCCGGCCGGCGAGTGGTGGGTCGTGGATCCGGCCGAGGGCAACGTCAACCACCTGCACGCTCTGCCGGAGTGGGCGGTGACCGCCACCCTCGTGCGGGAGAACCAGCCGGTGCTCACCGCAGTGCACCTGCCGTTGACCGGCGAGACCTACACCGCGCTCACCGGCGCGGGCGCCCACCTCGACGGCCGGCCGCTGCACGTCTCCCGGACCGCCGACATCGGCTTGAGCATCGTGGCCACGAGCCAGGCCCGGCCGGACGAGGACGAAAAGGTCGTGCGGCAGGTCGGCTCCTCGATCACCGCGATGCTCTTCGACGCGCTCGTCGTCCGCGTCGCCGTGCCCGCGACCCTGCACCTGCTGAACGTGGCCGCCGGCCGGATCGACGCCTTCTGGCAGTTCGCCGGAGCCCGCGCGGATCTGCTTCCCGGAGCGCTGCTCGTCACCGAGGCCGGCGGACGGATCTCCGACGCCGAGGGCCGCCCCTGGACCCCACAGAGCAAGAGCTTCCTGGCTACCGCGCCCGGCGTCCACGTCGAGGCCGTATCCACGCTCTCCCGCTGA
- a CDS encoding type III polyketide synthase: MAVLCRPAIQVPEYVITNEETLELAQRLHGDHPQLDLILRLIEHTGVQKRHLIQPIEKVLQHPGFDARSATYEAHTKARVPAVVRRALDYAELEPEQIDMIIYVSCTGFMMPPPTAWLIGEMNFRPETRQMPIAQLGCAAGGAAINRAHDFCTAYPDANVLVVACEFCSLCYQPTDLGVGSLLSNGLFGDGIAATVIRGNGGTGVRLERNGSYIIPSTEDWISYAVRSTGFHFQLDKRVPGTMEPLAPALQAVAEEHQWNASKMDFYIIHAGGPRILDDLSLFLDVPPEAFRFSRATLTEYGNIASAVVLDALARMFAEASALEGHRGLMAGFGPGITAEIALGTWSSEFES, translated from the coding sequence ATGGCGGTTCTCTGTAGGCCGGCAATCCAGGTACCCGAGTACGTCATCACCAACGAAGAGACCCTCGAGCTGGCCCAGCGGTTGCACGGCGACCATCCGCAGCTCGATCTGATCCTTCGCCTGATCGAGCACACGGGGGTACAGAAGCGGCATCTGATCCAGCCGATCGAGAAGGTGCTGCAGCACCCGGGCTTCGACGCCCGCAGCGCCACCTACGAGGCCCACACCAAGGCCCGCGTTCCGGCCGTGGTGCGCCGGGCGCTCGACTACGCGGAACTGGAGCCGGAGCAGATCGACATGATCATCTACGTCTCCTGCACCGGCTTCATGATGCCCCCGCCGACCGCATGGCTCATCGGCGAGATGAACTTCCGGCCGGAGACACGGCAGATGCCGATCGCCCAACTCGGCTGCGCGGCAGGCGGCGCGGCCATCAACCGGGCACACGACTTCTGCACGGCGTACCCCGACGCCAACGTGCTCGTCGTCGCCTGCGAGTTCTGCTCGCTGTGCTATCAGCCCACCGATCTGGGCGTCGGATCGCTGCTGTCCAACGGCCTGTTCGGCGACGGAATCGCCGCAACCGTGATCCGGGGCAACGGTGGCACCGGAGTCCGCCTGGAACGCAACGGCTCGTACATCATCCCGAGCACCGAGGACTGGATCTCCTACGCGGTCCGGTCCACAGGTTTCCACTTCCAGCTCGACAAGCGCGTGCCCGGAACCATGGAGCCACTCGCCCCAGCACTGCAGGCCGTTGCGGAAGAGCACCAATGGAACGCCAGCAAGATGGACTTCTACATCATCCACGCGGGCGGTCCGCGCATCCTGGACGACCTGAGCCTCTTCCTGGACGTGCCACCCGAGGCGTTCCGCTTCAGCCGCGCCACCCTTACCGAGTACGGAAACATAGCCAGCGCGGTGGTACTCGACGCCTTGGCGCGCATGTTCGCCGAAGCATCAGCCCTTGAGGGCCACCGCGGCCTGATGGCCGGCTTCGGGCCCGGCATCACCGCCGAGATCGCCCTGGGCACCTGGAGTTCGGAGTTCGAATCCTGA